The region CTTCGTGTCGTGTCGTGGTGTGGATTCTTCTGTCTTGTTTCCCAGATTTCCATTTTTTCGCTCTTCCCAAGTGTGACAGCAAAGTAGAGCAGTCCTGTCTTCCAGGATCCTGGGATGGTGGTTCAAATTCAAACAACTAAAATTCATGTGCtgtttcatgttttcatacGTCCATTTGTTCATTTGATGTTTTTTGAGTGAGTTTGAGTGATGGTTGTCCAGTAAGGGTGAGAGTTGTCGCCTCATTCCATTAACATGGTCACACAGGTGCAATTAAGGCAACACCGATTGCTGACGTGTCATAATCAAATCACAAAACACACGCTGAGAGAtagactaacacacacacacacacacacacacacacacacacacacacacacacacacacacacacacacacacacacacacacacacacacacaaacgaaaaaaaaaaagaatattgttAGAAACACACACATCCATGAGCGTCTTGTTTCAGCACTGGACAGCTCCCTAAATATGAAGAATTAGACGGTAGTAAATGCTGTTTCAGCACTGGACAGCTCCCCAAATCCTCGATTTGTAATACATACTGTGTCAGCACTGGACAGCTCCCCAAACTACACTGTAATATTTACTTACACATATTTTcacattgtttgtttgtttgcttgccTTTTAGGATCCTACTAACAGTGGTGGTCATCTTCCGGATTCTAATCGTAGCAATAGTTGGAGAGACTGTGTATGATGACGAGCAGACCATGTTTGTTTGTAACACCTTACAACCGGGCTGCAACCAGGCATGCTACGACAAGGCATTTCCCATTTCACACATTCGATATTGGGTTTTTCAAATAATCATGGTTTGCACCCCGAGTCTTTGTTTTATCACATACTCCGTGCATCAGTCGGCCAAGCAAAAGGAGCGACGGTACTCGACGGTCTATCTGACATTAGATAAGGATCAAGATTCTCTGAAGCGAGACGAGAGCAAAAAGATTAAGAACACCATTGTCAATGGAGTACTTCAGAACACGGAGAACTCAACCAAAGAAGCCGAGCCGGACTGTTTAGAAGTAAAAGAGATCCCCAATTCGGCCATGAGAACTACAAAGTCGAAAATGAGGCGACAAGAGGGCATCTCCAGGTTTTACATCATCCAGGTGGTTTTCAGAAATGCGCTGGAAATAGGCTTTTTGGTGGGTCAGTACTTCTTATATGGATTCAACGTCCCGTCGGTCTACGAATGTGATCGCTACCCCTGCATTAAAGACGTCGAGTGCTATGTATCCAGACCCACGGAGAAGACCGTGTTCCTGGTGTTCATGTTCGCAGTCAGTGGCTTTTGCGTGGTGCTGAACCTGGCAGAACTCAATCATCTGGGCTGGAGGAAAATCAAAACGGCCGTACGAGGAGTGCAAGCCCGGCGGAAGTCCATTTATGAGATCAGAAACAAGGACTTGCCCAGGATGAGTGTGCCCAATTTTGGCCGCACTCAGTCCAGTGACTCTGCGTATGTGTAACACATAGAGATGAAGGGATGAGAAACACGTACAGACCATGATGGACATGCCTAATTCGTATCATGACTTTAAGAGTgggcaatttttttttctttttcatttatttgtcttttATGGACTTCATGGCAAACGTGGATTAAAcgtttgtttacttatttattattgcACTGACGCAACTTTTTAGTAACGTTTATACTCTGTAAGATGCTAAATGGAGACCATGTCAAAGTGTTCACAGATTTACTCTCATTTGCGGGCTGCTCTGCTGTACTTGAAGAGgggtaatgcaaaaaaaaaaaaaaaaaaaaaaaaggagaaaaaaaatgcactgGAGGTGAACACTTGAGAGCCTGATCTTATCCAGATGTGCTTCTGacatgacagtgttttttaagatattttctttccacctcttttttcttgcgTTGACCTTGTTAAATGGCAcaatttaaattaaaagaaaattctACCATCCAGATTTATATATGCATAGATATATAAATCCTTACTATGATTCAGCTTAGATAAAATGCATCAGcttaattcatgtttttttgttgcctGTGTTGCACCACTGACCTTAACATATGTAACCATTCCATTGCTTATTAGCTAACTTGCAAAACAGTATCTGTTGAATTTGCTGCAAACGCTAACGTCTGTGACTTCCTTAATTTATGACACACCAAAGCGCCCACTGCTTTTATTTGTGAAGTGTTTTCTTGCTCTTTGTGTAATCAAGTGCCATACTTGTATATAagacataaaatatatatagatgtgtatacatatgaatatatgaatatatcaTAATAATTATGAAAGCTGATTCCCTGCTTGGATTATGCTTAAAActgaccaatttttttttatttgctctaAATGTATTGGTTGTGATTTcaattaagaaaagaaaatatacagttttatctgttttattttgcaaaTGACTGAAAAAAGATATGAAGtgctaatcttttttttttatatacaagaTTCTCCCTAATCAAAGCTGATCAAAACTGAAAAATAGCACAAATTGACATTTTTATCAAAGAATGGGCAATGGAAATCTGCTCTGGTGCTACAGTTTTTCATAGAATGGTTTTAAATGTAACCTTAACagatcagaaagaaaaaaacatcatcTTTTTTCTGTGGAAAATAAAAGTGGGATTCATGTACACCAGAAATGTGTGAAGTGCAGTACTTTGTGTGGTCTGCTGTAGCTTCTTTCATCATAAGGATGTCCTGTGGAAGTTTTGCCTTGCTGCAGTGAAGATGTTAGCCCCACCCACTACTGCAGGACACACCTGGTGCAGGATGTCACCAGTCTGTAATGTGTTGGAATACTGATGCTGTTCCATGAAGCACATCCATACCTATTCTCAATAGCTGAGTAGTCTATAATGGAACAATTATAGTTCCCATGGCATGGATAAAATCAGACATGGGTGTAAGCCCTGAGCTGCACATTTTGATAGCTGAAGCCTACACGTAAAATGTGATCTGTTGgtgctattaaaaaaaaaaaatcatgattcTGACATACAGAACAAGCTGCCTTTTTTGGCTTCCTGCTCACCTCTTATTCTCCAAGAAAAGAAGCTGCTTTAGCTCAAGGGAGTGTTGTGGGCTCCGTGTGaaggtcaagaaaaaaaaacattatatgaGCACTCATGGGGAAGAGAGTGAGAaagataaaatgaaacatttgatGCTGATTATTGTAGGTGAAAAGGGAAAAGCCGGTCACGTTTCCCCTGCAAGGATGACTCTGCAAAGCCGGGGGAAATCGAAGACTAACGACACCTGCGCATCCATCTCCAACTCAGCAGAGACCTGAGATTCTGTTGTGaagttgaaaaaagaaaaacaggggAAAGAGTAGTCATTTATCAACTTTACTTGATGCAGTAACTTTCACAGCAGTGTGCACTTTTCCTTCActctagtttttctgcatttattttgACCACTCATTATCTGCCCTGCAACAAAACATCAGTTTAATATTAACAAAGAAGTTCCAACTATAAGTCAGTGTCCTTCAATGATTGTTATGATTTCATCTCATTGCAACCTGGTTTGATCATTGCCTGAGAGTGACATTTTGATGCATAATTGAATGTAATTAAAGATGCTGACACACATCTACATTATTTGAGTGTCACAGGACTTAGCAGAAATTGCAATTTGGTGTCTTTTCTCGTTTGTGTCATTTCAGGTGAGGGTGGGGGTGGACGAGTGGGTGTATAGTCATATTACTTGAGTCAACATCCATTAAATGAAAAGAGAGGTCTTCTCCTTGACTGTGCACTGTGGCCTCGTTACTGTAACCTTCTCACCATGAtaccatgagaaaaaaaacatgccatGGCAGTGTATTCATTGTGGACATCAAGTTATATTTTGCATGAATCATCTGCATTGGTATTGTGTAAGCTTTATATAGTAATTATAAAACTATAAATATGTCCTACAATATGTCTATAAATACACAGTATCTTAAATGAAAAAGgaagattttgaaaacaatTAGTCAAATGTGTTCATtttttatgtgtatatatttttcTGAGTTTGAATGCACAAGAGCTCAGAAATGTCTATAAATGACACAGGCaccaaagaaaacacaaatgcAGCAGCTTAGATGTTCAGGGCGTGCACTAAAAATACACATTTCATGTTAAATTCCATCCAGGGTAACGTTATTAACCAGTCCTCAAGAATGCTGCTCCAAATGCTGAGACTACAAAACTGGAAGTAGAATTAAACAGCATTTAAATCTCAAGAACATCAGAAGGCAGGAGAGGGTTCGAAGTGGCTGATGCAGCACACCGCTCCCCGTTTTACAACACCCAAGAACACCTGTCAAAGTCAGATGAGGGGAAATAAAAATGGATTACATTTGCATTAGTGGAGTTTAAAACTGTCTCTGTTTTGGAGATTAAAATGTTGAATTATTCAAGTTCGTTGTAGCAACTAAAGCCTTTTCCTTTAAGCTACAGCAGGACACCAGGTTTGCACGGGTGTATCTTGGCTGTTGACAAAGACAAGGGCAAAAAAGCATTTTGCATAGTTTGAAGTTGAAGATAGAATATTTAATCTGAGCAAAAAGTGAATACATTTTAGCAACAAACCTGAGTCTGGTACAGTAGATGTAAAAACTGGCTCCTACATCTTTTTAGACAATTACATCAGTCAATTTAAAAttgaagaaaatatattttgaactatctgcacatgtgtatgaagtttgaaaaatgaaaaaaaaaatcaacaacaactgtaTCATTGTGCTGCACAAGCTAATAGTGAACAATAGTGAACACTTCATAAAACTGAGAAAAAGCTTGTAAACCATTTACATCAATGGCATACTCAGTTCAAAACAGCCACATGCAACTACAGACACATACAATTTGAGTTTCTCATTCCAGTTAAGGACGTTTACTGTGAAACACAAAAGGAGCCCTCAAAGACCTGTAAGCACTGTAGTTTACTGATGAGATCAGTCTGTCTGAAAATGAAGCTTATTTGGTCATGAAGAATATAACTAAGATGGTTCAAGAGGCATCATTGTGAATAGtaagagaggaaagaaaaaaacaagatccagaataaaataaaaatcctatTGCCATGGCAACACACCATGGATGAatcaaaatgtatatatatcttcaataataataatcaagagGCACCTTGAAACTCCAACACACTTGTAACAAAAAAGGTTTATGGTTTTATTGAtggtgctggtggtggtgggggttcTAGACCCAAACAGCGTGTTGTCATGATGGGGAAAGTATATTTTAAAGTTTTCAAGGGAACATCAGCAGCTTTGCAAGCTCAGGGATGCTGTGAGATTCTGCAAGAGAACAAAACACATATGTGAACTGAATTTTACCACAAAGTGGCTTCAGAGAAAGTCAGACTCCAACATAGGTGGCGTGGAATCAGTTTATAGAGTTGTTAACAAGAGATTCAAATTGAGCTGAAGTGTACTGAAGCATTTCTATGAGGGAGGAAAATACGTTCACTGAGTAAGATGTAAGACAGAAACACTTAGAGTAGTCTAAATTCCGACGAAAATTGATTTATAAAATGAATCACAAATATTTCAAATTCTTCATGCTAActgtttcttctgatttctACATTCGTCTCTTTCTACAACAACGTCGCCACAAAAACCCCTTGGATTTGGATGTTAGCAAGAAGTTGCCTGAATCTTTGCCAGATTGCCTGGTGTGACCTCCGTGGGACCTCGGTTGGAACTCTTCTTCCCGTGTGTTCCCGGCTGTAGGATGTGAGAATATTTTGGAGCTCAAGCGCTTTGTCATTTAAAAAGGATTTTGTTTTGAGCAGTAGTTATGGTGAGGAGGAATGAGACATGTTGTCCTCTTTGGAGAGGTCACTACTGTGTTATTGTCATAGAGGGTTTGGGGGTCCGTTCACGTGTTTTCTAAGTATGGTCCATGTGATGAATTATAAGGAGATTATATTGTTATTCACCTTCTGATTTACTGGTTTATGTCGTATTATGTCAAAATctacttttgttttcatttatatttaatttaagcCATCCAACTTGGGGTAATCATCAAAATATGAATCTATATATAGAAGAACCCGTATACCAGCGTTTATCTTGCAATGACCTACTCTGTGAAGCTTTTAAAAAACGTGACAATTTAATTCTGGATTTTCACCTGAGAGTGTGTAGCCTGTGATCCCTCTGGCCCAAAACAAGCATGCCCTCCCAATTTCCCCTCATTTTGCTCCTCTTTAATCTGGAAAGAGGAGGCTGGCTCCAGGGGAGTGCTGCTTGAATTCTGCCTTTCGCGCAGATTACTGCatcaaaaagagaaagcaaacaGCAAAGCAAAGGGTCTTTTTGATCAAGTCAGCCAGAAGAAATGAAATTAGCCTGGTTACGGCAGCACACAAGCTCAGTATGGCATGCTACAGGCAGATATGGCAAACGCCGAAACAAAAAACATTCGATGTTTGAGTTTTTGTGGGGGAGTTAGCGGTAACGGATCCTCACGATGTGACCAAGTTTCTAACACTCGGTCAGACAATCTGTTCCAGCTGCAGGTTTCTAAGCCTGCATCAACAATAGTTCTTACTTCCCCCGCACCAACTGTGCTTCATCGTTTAAAATCACAGAAGAGCTCACTTTTCATTTCAGTAGTTTGTGTTGGGAATTCACCGCTCTAGTCGTATCTCCCAAATACAAGgacaaatgaaacaaacaaacaaagaaaaacagacacaaatTTGACGAGGTCTGCACCGAGGGATTTAGCTGGCTGGTTTGGTTGAGGTTTGGGTCGTATTGACCTATTCAGAAGGATTTGGTTGGAAAATAAGCACTGACAAAATATACCTGACAGACCTGACAGACCTGACAGACCTGACAGCAGATTAATTTCTCATCCATTTTTTAATGTGACCTCAGGATTAAGAACATTAGCGGATTATACTCAGATCTGTCAACCAGAGGTTCAGAGTAGGACATCCAGCACCTGGATCAGGACACAATCACCCAAGCCCCAAAACCAATGAATTCCGTTTTTGCCAGGTTAGAAATGATGTCACTGTTGAtcaaattatattaaaaaagaaaaaaatgaaaaaggaacacaattgtttatgtttattacacacatttatatttgagaggagaaaaaaaaagtgtgctgaataaaataaggaaagttggactgtataacacttgccttcataaggataaagttgtttaaaaaataaaaataaaagaaatagtcccttctcccccttGTGTGTGCCTGGCATGCACGGGTTCCTGCGCGCGCATGTTTTCTGTTTActtttagccagttgtcgcatcagccttaaagcaggaaagtCACAGTTTcagctgaagttgattaaaaactatctccgtgctgcatggatgaggccagactatcaaacctaaccttgctctcaatccagAGGGACTTCGACTTCGCCATTGatgagagcaaagtgattgtgaccaaaaagacgagtcattaagaaatccagtgctgaggtcgaggttgccagatctgacaggttccagcccaaatgcaacgtaaaaccatgcgtaaaacccaccgaaaataatgaaaaaccagtcCGAATCTTACATTTTCTGTTAAaacaataaattattaaatgcgtaatacatttcatcttcacattactaaatagccccaaaaaagttcaggctccaaacaaaaactacaataaaattgagtagattaaagcaaatctaTCAGtcagtttattgtgtaagtttctacttttctctgccataatggaaacttttttgttaataatttctcctaaatatttagtaaaaaccaggaaaatcagcccaaatatatattttccagcccaattgggctgaaacctgcccaacctggcaacacagatttagaatatccgcaggagattctcctcaaaacgacgaaataaactctttaatgaataaaatgaagaaccttggattgagatttaagactaattaagacatttaaatgccTTATTTGAGCAAAAATGGAATTTGAGATTTTAAAGGACGAGGCTGCATAGATGAGGCCAGACTATCAAatctcaccttgctctcaatcgagaGGGACTTCGCTGTTAatgagagcaaagtgattgaaaggtttgcGGCGATGAAGAACCGGCGGATGGTTCGGAattgaaaaagtttttaaattaaagtttttgcattttggatcgTTCAATGTGCTACCccacaccccccctccccccggatggaaatatttttttgttgtggttttctgcACATCACTggaggaaaccatcattggtaagctgtcataatattaattatttctgataacattgtcataatgctgaatatatggcctttcatatattgtttgttactgtttgaccgccgtgtctgattgtgttaaatGCATGTCACATTGTAGTAGGATATGTTGTCGTGTAGgaggttgaacacgtgtgtctgaattgtgctactcggcTGTATTGAAtccgacatcactggatgtcatttgatttttatctccaggttGATACCTATGTCtcaaagtctgcattaggctttttttttttttttttttagcaattatgttttaacagggatgtttaggccacaagggcccatctagaatgctttgccccccctgggctgggaccccctgctccgccccttcAGCATTTACAAGCTGCAGCCTATGGAATATTACAACTATACTACAGCACCAactgcagtttgtttttttttttttcaatttttttctttaaactgcACCAACCGCTTCTGGTGAAGCTTTTGTTTGTCTGTAATGCAAATAAGGCAGGGCCACACTGCAGCAAAAACAAACTCTAAACTATTTCTTGTTTGTGACATTTTTAATTTCCCTCTAGAGGTGACAGCTCATTCTGACATCTACTGTTCGGTGAAACCTTCCACGCCCACTTACCCCCTCTGCATTCCCTAATAGCTTGTAGCTGCTACACACAGCCCATCGACCCTGATAAATGTTTAAGTTCTGCACCATTACACAGCCAATAAAAATCAGTGGCTTGCAAGTCTTAATGGGACACGAGCTGTCCGGTGGCCAATTGGACTTGTACTGATATACAGTAGGAGGCACAGAAAAGTGGAGTGCAGGAGGCAAGAGACTGAGGCAGATGTATAGAGATATTAACTTATGACTACCCACACTGATAGGCTATCACACGTTGAGAGGCTTGTAAATCACTAACTGTACAATACAGTGGAAGAACGGGACAGAAGACAAGAAACCATCTGGTGAAATGTGTGGGTGCAGAACAAAAGGACAACCTTTTAACTTGTCTGCTTAGCAGGCAGATGAGTGGGGAGGCtgcagttatttaaaaaaaaaaaagctgctatGAAATCTAAACAAAGAGAATAAGCAACAAAGaaatgatacaaatattttcacTTTGATCATGAATTCATTCGTGCATCCCAAGGGAAGTGACAGATTATGCAATGTGGATTGGACTCACTGGTAATGCCACTGATTCTTGATTTACACAGTATACTTCACCTAAGAATACGTTTGAATTCTATATGTACCCTCTCAATTCCCTTCCCTGACGGGCCTCATCATTTCACGATCTTCattctcttcctttctttctctcttttgtgtTTCTCAGGtctcttcttttcctcctccCTTCTGATGTTGTGCCAATTTTCGGTGAATCACATGGCTGTCATTTTAAAGAGCCCTGAAAAGGTAGGAGATTACACAATGCAGTGAAGACTTTCTGGTGCGGTATTGTGTAGAAACTGACAGAAATCCAAAGCTCGCTGTACTGCTGCattgctgttttctttttttctttttttttaggtatttgatattgaaatatcagtaaaattGATTAGTGTCACATCATTTTGCTCCAACATTGTTCATTTTCCTTGAACTTTCAGTCTTTAtggtataaaagtataaaatgcTTAAAGCataagaagacaaaaaaaaaacatagttaacttttttttttaatctcattatACAGCATTATTAGAGAAGTCATGGt is a window of Cololabis saira isolate AMF1-May2022 chromosome 16, fColSai1.1, whole genome shotgun sequence DNA encoding:
- the gjd2b gene encoding gap junction protein delta 2b; translated protein: MGEWTILERLLEAAVQQHSTMIGRILLTVVVIFRILIVAIVGETVYDDEQTMFVCNTLQPGCNQACYDKAFPISHIRYWVFQIIMVCTPSLCFITYSVHQSAKQKERRYSTVYLTLDKDQDSLKRDESKKIKNTIVNGVLQNTENSTKEAEPDCLEVKEIPNSAMRTTKSKMRRQEGISRFYIIQVVFRNALEIGFLVGQYFLYGFNVPSVYECDRYPCIKDVECYVSRPTEKTVFLVFMFAVSGFCVVLNLAELNHLGWRKIKTAVRGVQARRKSIYEIRNKDLPRMSVPNFGRTQSSDSAYV